One segment of Theobroma cacao cultivar B97-61/B2 chromosome 9, Criollo_cocoa_genome_V2, whole genome shotgun sequence DNA contains the following:
- the LOC108663283 gene encoding uncharacterized mitochondrial protein AtMg00820-like: protein MDAEYNMIKQNDTSILVETPIDHNVIGVKWIFRTKLNPDGSINKYKTRLVVKGYAQVYGADYLETFALVARHDTIRMLVGLPAKKGPNSEVLLEFKTQMMSVFEMINLRLMTYFLSMEVV from the exons ATGGATGCAGAGTACAATATGATCAAGCAAAATGACACTTCGATACTTGTGGAGACACCTATTGATCACAATGTAATAGGTGTTAAATGGATCTTTAGAACCAAGTTAAATCCTGATGGTTCCATCAACAAGTATAAAACCAGGTTAGTAGTCAAAGGGTATGCACAGGTATATGGGGCGGATTACTTGGAGACTTTTGCTTTAGTTGCAAGACATGACACCATAAGAATGCTTGTAGGTTTGCCTGCAAAAAAAG GTCCTAATAGTGAGGTTTTACTGGAATTTAAAACTCAGATGATGAGTGTTTTCGAAATGATAAATTTGAGGCTAATGACTTACTTTCTAAGTATGGAGGTTGTGTAG
- the LOC18589786 gene encoding zinc finger A20 and AN1 domain-containing stress-associated protein 8 produces MDHEKTGCQAPPERPILCINNCGFFGSAATMNMCSKCHKDMILKQEQAKLAASSIDNIVNGSSTGNGNETVIATGVDVPNSVEPKTILVQTSCPSGSGESIEAKLKEGPIRCSTCKKRVGLTGFKCRCGNLFCTSHRYSDKHDCPFDYRTAARDAIAKANPVVKAEKLDKI; encoded by the coding sequence ATGGACCATGAGAAGACAGGATGCCAAGCTCCTCCTGAACGTCCTATTTTGTGCATTAACAATTGTGGTTTCTTTGGAAGTGCAGCGACTATGAACATGTGTTCCAAGTGCCACAAGGATATGATATTGAAACAGGAGCAGGCTAAACTTGCTGCATCGTCTATTGATAATATTGTGAATGGATCATCAACCGGCAATGGGAATGAAACCGTTATTGCTACTGGTGTAGATGTGCCAAATTCTGTGGAGCCAAAGACCATCTTAGTTCAGACATCCTGTCCATCTGGCTCAGGAGAGAGCATAGAGGCAAAGCTGAAGGAGGGCCCAATCCGGTGCAGCACTTGCAAAAAGAGGGTTGGTTTAACAGGGTTTAAATGTCGCTGTGGTAACCTTTTCTGTACATCACACCGCTACTCAGACAAACATGATTGCCCCTTCGATTATCGCACTGCTGCACGAGATGCTATAGCTAAAGCCAATCCAGTTGTCAAGGCAGAGAAGCTTGATAAAATCTAA
- the LOC18589787 gene encoding serine/threonine-protein kinase Nek6, whose translation MEKKNQEMISKMDDYQVIEQIGRGAFGAAFLVHHKAEKNKYVLKKIRLAKQTEKFKRTAHQEMNLIAKLNNPYIVEYKDGWVEKESYVCIVTSYCEGGDMAEMIKKSRGTFLPEKKLCKWLTQLLLAVDYLHSNRVLHRDLKCSNIFLTKDNEIRLGDFGLAKLLNKEDLTSTVVGTPNYMCPELLADIPYGYKSDIWSLGCCMFEIAAHQPAFRAPDMAGLISKINRSSISPLPTVYSSTLKQLIKTMLRKNPEHRPTAAELLRHPHLQPYLVQCQNLSPVFLPVKSEQSIKGKPKGSPFSNKYGTGNPKGERASPSKELGIVHQGKEDAFMVHLLANDASNSRIILECTSSAHHKEAQQEFTSECSEVLQEQEPFQLIEEAGREGKIDNESHYRRLAIVDSIGNGALTSYKKAETNNSFEHDKMLRRCLHAGENPDLCTVSAPQKTTLPSRRILPCGNQVRAKEHNFSSSKQVRKDNMQELSRSTSDFSIMSTLTILHDYERKIKHDPQSQQRAEALESLLEICASLLRQERLEELTGVLRPFGEESVSSRETAIWLTKSLTNAKSKIPMDHRK comes from the exons ATGGAGAAGAAAAACCAGGAAATGATATCGAAAATGGATGACTACCAAGTAATAGAGCAGATTGGAAGAGGAGCTTTTGGGGCTGCATTTCTTGTTCATCATAAAGCTGAGAAAAACAA GTATGTATTGAAAAAGATTCGTTTAGCTAAACAAACCGAGAAGTTTAAACGTACAGCACATCAAGAG ATGAATTTGATAGCAAAGCTTAATAATCCATATATTGTGGAGTACAAGGATGGATGGGTGGAAAAG GAATCCTATGTTTGTATTGTCACGAGTTATTGTGAGGGAGGAGACAT GGCAGAGATGATAAAGAAAAGTAGAGGGACATTCCTTCCTGAAAAG AAGCTTTGCAAATGGCTGACACAACTGTTGCTGGCAGTCGACTACCTCCACTCCAACCGTGTCCTTCACAGGGATCTGAAA TGCTCTAACATTTTCCTTACAAAAGACAACGAAATTCGGTTAG GTGACTTTGGACTAGCAAAACTGCTAAACAAAGAGGATCTCACTTCAACG GTTGTGGGCACTCCAAACTACATGTGTCCAGAGCTTCTTGCGGATATACCATATGGCTACAAATCAGATATATGGTCCCTAG GTTGCTGCATGTTTGAAATAGCTGCCCATCAACCTGCGTTCAGAGCTCCT GATATGGCAGGACTCATCAGCAAAATCAATCGATCCTCCATTTCCCCACTCCCAACAGTGTATTCCTCTACTCT GAAGCAATTGATCAAAACCATGCTAAGAAAGAACCCAGAACACAGACCAACA GCTGCAGAGCTGTTGAGGCATCcacatttacaaccatatctTGTCCAATGCCAGAATCTATCTCCTGTCTTTCTCCCAGTAAAGTCTGAACAGAGCATCAAGGGTAAGCCAAAAGGAAGCCCTTTTTCCAACAAATATGGCACTGGGAATCCAAAAGGTGAAAGGGCAAGCCCCTCAAAAGAGTTGGGAATTGTTCACCAAGGAAAAGAAGATGCATTTATGGTACATCTTCTTGCAAATGATGCCAGTAACTCAAGAATAATCTTGGAGTGTACATCAAGTGCTCATCACAAAGAAGCGCAACAAGAATTTACCTCTGAGTGTTCAGAGGTATTGCAGGAGCAGGAACCATTTCAACTTATTGAAGAAGCTGGTAGAGAAGGTAAGATTGATAATGAGAGCCATTACAGGAGATTGGCAATTGTGGATTCCATAGGTAATGGTGCTCTTACTAGTTACAAAAAGGCAGAGACAAATAACAGCTTTGAACATGACAAGATGCTCAGGCGCTGTTTACATGCGGGAGAAAATCCCGACTTGTGTACAGTGAGTGCTCCGCAAAAGACAACATTACCAAGTAGAAGGATACTTCCATGTGGAAATCAAGTTAGAGCAAAAGAACATAACTTCAGCAGTTCCAAGCAAGTGAGGAAAGACAATATGCAAGAGCTAAGCAGAAGTACTTCTGACTTCTCAATAATGAGTACGCTAACCATACTGCATGATTATGAAAGAAAGATCAAGCATGATCCTCAGAGCCAACAAAGAGCAGAAGCTCTGGAATCGCTGCTGGAGATTTGTGCAAGTTTACTTAGGCAGGAAAGACTTGAGGAACTGACCGGTGTGCTAAGACCATTTGGGGAAGAATCTGTGTCATCAAGAGAAACGGCAATTTGGTTGACAAAGAGCCTAACGAATGCTAAAAGCAAAATACCAATGGATCATAGAAAATGA